In a single window of the Nicotiana tomentosiformis chromosome 10, ASM39032v3, whole genome shotgun sequence genome:
- the LOC104120393 gene encoding E3 ubiquitin-protein ligase MBR1-like: MPISTIDHSKLKKPRNKPNSTNNTNDSKSFFSAKPKNKKKFMSVSFGGLGCKGKLNSPPVSAPAVIRSAAQWESTNQMRKKNTRRNKTTLSSKSTRNLANVVVDIPDVCCAPPGIGSASDVAPRPRTTSQRSNNREHSRVARRTANGEEISRLHASNIRHQCPRSHCRPPILRQNLHFARDLDGDDQHGSWRLDVDDMSYEQLVELSDRIGYVGTGLAEEKIVQYIRKFKLSTIDSSPLLTSTDKAWKCTICQEGYKVDDEIGRLECGHYHHIECIKKWLKQKNTCPVCKSAAV, from the exons ATGCCTATATCAACAATTgatcattcaaaacttaaaaaacCAAGAAACAAAccaaactcaaccaacaatacaaATGATTCTAAAAGTTTTTTCAGTGCAAAGcctaaaaataagaagaaatttATGTCAGTGAGTTTTGGAGGGCTAGGATGTAAAGGAAAGTTAAACTCGCCGCCGGTGTCGGCACCGGCAGTTATAAGATCAGCAGCACAATGGGAGAGTACTAACCAAATGAGgaagaaaaatacaaggagaaaTAAGACCACATTGTCAAGTAAAAGTACTAGGAATCTAGCtaatgttgttgttgatattcctgATGTTTGTTGTGCTCCTCCTGGGATTGGTTCTGCTTCTGATGTTGCTCCTAGACCGAGAACCACTTCTCAAAGATCAAACAACAGAGAG CATTCTCGCGTTGCAAGGAGAACTGCAAATGGGGAAGAAATTTCTAGGTTGCATGCCTCTAATATAAGGCACCAATGTCCCCGTTCTCATTGTCGTCCTCCT ATCCTCAGACAGAACCTGCACTTTGCTAGAGATTTAGATGGTGATGATCAACATGGATCCTGGAGACTGGATGTAGATGATATGTCATATGAG CAATTGGTTGAATTGAGTGATAGGATTGGGTATGTAGGCACAGGTTTAGCAGAAGAGAAGATAGTCCAATATATAAGAAAGTTTAAGCTCTCAACAATTGACTCCTCTCCGCTTCTCACCTCCACTGATAAAgcctggaaatgtaccatttgcCAA GAAGGATACAAAGTTGATGATGAAATAGGAAGACTTGAATGTGGACACTACCATCATATTGAGTGTATAAAGAAATGGCTTAAGCAGAAGAATACATGTCCAGTGTGCAAAAGTGCAGCAGTTTAA
- the LOC104120401 gene encoding auxin-responsive protein IAA32-like — translation MDSNSSDYLLNHATIPSIYYQGNRENGNFIDLGLSLRVLQPEAYYPSVHGGYDELMDWQHLHPQLRNNSRTDQYPTNFVESYDDEAEGIQSKESWAYVKVNMDRVIVGRKICILEHSDYSSLAIQLEDMFGKQSISGLRLFQDGSEFSVFYKGRDEQWRTVGDVPWNQFTDRVKRLRIVRKDEAFITSSSALLSSV, via the exons ATGGATTCTAATTCTTCTGACTATCTCCTAAACCATGCTACTATTCCTTCTATTTATTATCAAGGCAATAGAGAGAATGGTAACTTTATTGATTTGGGGCTTAGCCTTAGAGTTTTGCAACCAGAGGCCTATTATCCATCTGTTCATG GTGGCTATGACGAGTTGATGGATTGGCAACATCTGCATCCCCAACTAAGGAATAATTCAAGAACAGATCAATATCCTACGAATTTTGTTGAAAGTTATGATGATGAAGCTGAAGGAATTCAAAGCAAAGAGAGTTGGGCTTATGTGAAAGTTAACATGGATAGAGTGATTGTTGGCAGGAAAATTTGCATTCTTGAACATTCAGACTATTCTAGCCTTGCAATACAACTAGAAGACATGTTTG GAAAGCAATCCATATCCGGGCTAAGGCTATTTCAAGATGGTTCAGAATTTTCAGTATTTTACAAGGGGAGGGATGAGCAGTGGAGGACTGTAGGAGATGTTCCATGGAA TCAGTTTACGGATCGCGTGAAGAGGCTAAGAATTGTGAGGAAAGATGAAGCATTCATCACAAGTTCATCTGCATTACTAAGTTCTGTTTGA
- the LOC138900409 gene encoding uncharacterized protein — protein MGALPSDTENNPQVNAVTLRNGRELEEVPKKRKDKPIPEGELIPKAIHESKKNDTGSDPVEAARPPPPFPQRLQKKNDDYTFNKFLSMLSQVQLNIPLVDVLHEIPKYAKYIKDIVAHKRKLTEFETIALTEECTSRVQNKLPQKLKDPGSFTIPVRIGNIDVGRALCDLGTSINLMPLSLFKKLGLGAPRSTTVMLQLADRSIAYPEGVIEDGIHPFEPLKNPSGSPPKPSIEEAPKLELKPLPPHFQYAYLGSSDTLPVIVSSDLSKLQEEKLLRVLREHKRAIGWTMSDIKDYMNFIASGVTPPELTLNNRRRFLHDVRLYMWDDPFLYRQCADQLVQRCVPKEEMNAILHDCHASPYGGHHGGDRTAQKVLQSGFYWLKLFKDAHAFVKKYDVCQRTETITKKHEMPNILAVELFDVWGIDFMGPFPHSNGHKYILVASDYISN, from the exons ATGGGcgctcttcccagtgatacagagaataaccctcaagttaatgcagttacactcagaaacgggagggaactagaggaagtgccaaagaagagaaaggacaagCCTATACCTGAAGGGGAGCTAATCCCTAAGGCAATACAtgagtcaaagaaaaatgataCAGGTTCAGATCCAGTAgaggctgcaaggccaccaccacctttcccccagagattgcagaaaaagaatgatgatTACACGtttaacaaatttctctctatgttgagccaggttcaattaaatattccattggtggatgtacttcatgaaattccaaagtatgctaagtacataaaagatatagtggctcacaagaggaaattgactgagtttgAGACaattgcacttactgaggagtgcacttcaagggtccaaaacaagcttcctcaaaagcttaaggatcctggcagcttcaccatccctgtgcgaattggtaatattgatgtgggtcgtgctctttgtgatttggggacGAGCATAAATTTAATGCCCTTGTCCTTGTTTAAGAAATTGGGTTTGGGAGCTCCAAGatcaaccactgtgatgttgcaattagctgataggtccatagcttaccctgaaggagtgattgaagat ggaatacacccgtttgagcccctgaaaaATCCTAGTGGGTctcctccaaagccgtcaattgaagaagctccaaaattggagcttaaacccctaccccctcactttcaatatgcttatttgggtagttctgacactttacctgttattgtttcttctgacttgtctaaattgcaggaggAAAAGCTGTTGAGAGTGCTACgcgagcacaagcgagcaattgggtggacgatgtctgacattaaag ATTAtatgaattttattgcaagtggggtgacaccaCCAGAATTGACACTTAATAATAGAAGAAGGTTCctacatgatgtgaggctctacatgtgggatgatccattcctatataggcagtgcgcAGATCAATTGGTGCAAAGATGTGTTCCTAaggaagagatgaatgcaatattgcatgactgtcatgcttcgccatatggaggtcatcacggtggggatagaactgcccaaaaagtgctacaatcaggtttctattggctaaaattatttaaggatgcacatgcctttgttaaaaagtATGACGTATGTCAAAGAACCGAAACTATCACGAAGAAGCACGAGATGCCAAACATTCTtgcagtagagctttttgatgtttgggggattgatttcatgggaccgttcccacACTCTAATGGTCACAAGTACATCTTGGTGGCGAGCGACTATATTTCTAACTAG